The following are from one region of the Salicibibacter kimchii genome:
- a CDS encoding two-component system sensor histidine kinase NtrB — MDVFSPNQSIVGQMDIFDDVSQEIRFVLKKDGTILYKNEVATGLLSTISNFFSTLHKAEWMRGMSFFKEMEEMGQRCERTFIHVIDGVDHSVFYRGIYRNERFYLTGTERPFHSKEVMGDFTNRLPLGFIKVNAELKIIEKNRTFLEFALPKLEQGTIAELGFERLRLESEAGACIYKAVKEAFRSQSISEQLEEDREAGRLFRSLAVYVPASEEVIGLLFDESTDIKYEQLLQYKQQMESVSHLAAGVAHELRNPLSVIRGFLQLSELTNSFEKYAKTIFGEVDRMNKILENFLSISRKKFDVHALSPMEVIDTVEDIIRSECLLNNVHFEASIAKTERLLKMNETMIKQVILNLLRNSMEAYTQEQHKVFSLITCEHPEDYEITVKDNGPGIPEEILDKIGEPFNTSKDKGTGIGISLSKKIIEDHHGTFHVESEKNKGTAIIITLPFP; from the coding sequence ATGGACGTTTTTTCCCCGAATCAAAGCATCGTTGGACAAATGGATATTTTTGATGATGTGAGCCAGGAAATTCGATTTGTTTTAAAAAAAGATGGAACGATTTTATATAAAAATGAAGTAGCGACAGGCCTGCTATCCACGATCTCGAATTTTTTTTCCACTTTACATAAAGCTGAATGGATGCGGGGCATGTCTTTTTTTAAGGAAATGGAGGAGATGGGCCAACGTTGTGAAAGGACTTTTATTCATGTCATCGACGGGGTCGATCATTCCGTTTTTTATCGCGGAATTTATCGAAATGAACGTTTTTATTTAACCGGAACAGAGCGTCCTTTCCACTCCAAGGAAGTCATGGGGGATTTTACAAATCGATTGCCATTAGGGTTTATAAAAGTAAACGCCGAATTGAAAATAATCGAAAAGAATAGGACATTCCTAGAGTTTGCCCTGCCGAAACTGGAGCAAGGAACAATTGCCGAACTTGGGTTTGAGCGTTTACGGTTGGAATCGGAGGCGGGGGCTTGCATCTACAAAGCAGTGAAGGAAGCCTTTCGCTCTCAATCGATAAGCGAGCAATTGGAAGAAGACCGGGAAGCCGGGCGTTTATTTAGAAGTTTAGCCGTATATGTGCCCGCGAGCGAGGAAGTGATCGGGCTTCTCTTTGATGAAAGTACGGATATAAAATATGAACAATTGCTTCAGTATAAACAGCAAATGGAATCCGTCTCCCACCTTGCTGCCGGGGTCGCCCATGAGCTTCGCAATCCTCTTTCCGTCATTCGCGGTTTCTTGCAATTATCGGAACTGACGAATAGCTTTGAAAAATACGCCAAAACCATTTTTGGCGAAGTGGATCGGATGAACAAAATATTGGAAAATTTTTTGTCAATATCAAGAAAAAAATTCGATGTACATGCTTTATCTCCGATGGAAGTGATCGATACGGTAGAAGACATCATTCGTTCGGAATGCTTGTTAAACAATGTACATTTCGAGGCAAGCATTGCCAAAACCGAGCGGTTACTTAAGATGAATGAAACCATGATTAAACAGGTGATTTTAAATTTGTTGCGCAACTCAATGGAAGCGTATACGCAGGAACAACATAAAGTTTTTTCTTTGATCACATGTGAGCATCCAGAGGACTACGAAATCACCGTCAAGGATAATGGGCCGGGAATTCCTGAAGAGATTCTGGATAAAATTGGCGAGCCTTTTAATACGAGCAAAGATAAAGGAACGGGCATTGGCATTTCCCTGTCCAAAAAAATTATTGAAGACCATCATGGCACTTTTCATGTGGAAAGTGAAAAAAATAAGGGGACAGCCATCATCATCACCCTGCCTTTTCCATAG
- a CDS encoding metal ABC transporter ATP-binding protein, with the protein MDQQKSVINIQHITYRYERSPVLDNVSLTVQPGTFLGLVGPNGSGKSTLIRLMLGLLKPQIGTVRLFDTDVRKFSNWEKVGYVSQKANRFNAGFPATVFEVVSMGLFGPVGLFRFLGKKDRKRVYEALDTVGMKSYTKQPIGRLSGGQQQRVFIARALVSNPELLILDEPTVGVDANAAQRFYDLLAELNREHGLTLLLVSHDVGTMTRYVSDIACLNQRLHFHGSKEEFEENPDFSTLYGYDVQHLVHEHGELTQ; encoded by the coding sequence ATGGATCAACAAAAATCTGTTATTAATATTCAACACATAACTTATCGTTATGAACGCTCTCCGGTCTTGGATAATGTGAGCTTGACGGTACAGCCGGGCACTTTTCTCGGGCTTGTCGGGCCGAATGGTTCCGGAAAATCGACATTGATTCGTTTGATGCTCGGTCTTTTGAAACCGCAAATAGGCACCGTTCGTCTTTTTGACACCGACGTCCGCAAGTTTTCCAATTGGGAAAAAGTCGGGTATGTATCACAAAAAGCCAATCGTTTCAACGCCGGGTTTCCTGCCACGGTCTTCGAAGTAGTGTCCATGGGTTTGTTTGGACCGGTCGGCTTATTTCGTTTTCTTGGAAAAAAGGATCGGAAACGTGTATATGAAGCGCTGGACACTGTCGGAATGAAAAGCTATACAAAGCAACCGATCGGACGTTTATCGGGAGGGCAGCAACAACGCGTATTTATCGCTCGAGCGCTTGTCAGCAACCCGGAATTGCTCATCCTCGACGAACCGACGGTTGGCGTTGATGCCAATGCCGCTCAACGGTTTTATGATTTATTAGCGGAACTTAATCGAGAGCACGGACTTACCCTCCTCCTTGTAAGCCATGATGTCGGTACGATGACTCGTTACGTCTCGGACATTGCATGCTTGAATCAACGCTTGCATTTTCACGGCAGCAAAGAAGAATTTGAGGAAAATCCGGATTTTTCTACGCTGTATGGCTATGATGTCCAACATCTCGTGCATGAACATGGGGAGCTCACCCAATGA
- a CDS encoding metal ABC transporter permease: MIDVFFHYDFLRQALFSGMMVGLAAPLLGVFLVVKRMSLVADALSHITLTGIAFHFLLASFFVTLADIDPLYMGMVFALAGALLINQLRKVYSHFKEVAIPIIMSAGIGLGVVFISIADGFNTDLFAYLFGSVAAVGRTDFYTILVVTGIVILLLILFYKEWFFLSFDEEQAMVSGLPGKWLDVVFMLLVALVISAAMRIVGILLVSALMTLPVAAAMQWAKSFKQMFFYSALFGEVAVLAGIIFGFYLDLAPGGVIVVVAVTILLFSLGVKKMGKQTSPSPLSTLRKES; the protein is encoded by the coding sequence ATGATCGACGTATTTTTTCACTATGACTTTCTTCGTCAAGCATTATTTTCCGGGATGATGGTTGGCTTGGCCGCCCCGTTACTCGGGGTATTTCTCGTCGTTAAACGGATGTCGCTCGTGGCGGATGCTCTGTCTCACATTACGCTGACCGGCATTGCCTTTCATTTTTTGTTGGCATCGTTTTTTGTCACGCTGGCAGACATTGATCCGTTATATATGGGGATGGTGTTTGCGCTGGCGGGAGCGTTGTTGATCAATCAGTTGCGCAAAGTGTATAGCCATTTCAAAGAGGTGGCGATCCCGATTATTATGTCGGCGGGGATTGGTCTTGGCGTTGTATTTATCTCGATTGCAGATGGATTTAATACGGACTTGTTCGCATATTTATTCGGAAGTGTTGCCGCGGTTGGCCGTACGGATTTTTATACGATTTTGGTAGTCACTGGGATCGTCATTTTGCTTTTGATCCTTTTTTATAAAGAGTGGTTTTTCCTCTCTTTTGATGAAGAGCAGGCGATGGTCTCCGGGTTGCCGGGCAAATGGCTGGATGTTGTTTTTATGCTTCTCGTGGCGCTTGTCATTTCCGCGGCGATGAGGATCGTAGGGATTTTACTCGTTTCTGCTTTGATGACCCTCCCGGTCGCCGCTGCTATGCAATGGGCAAAGAGTTTCAAACAGATGTTTTTTTACTCGGCACTTTTTGGGGAAGTTGCTGTGCTGGCAGGAATCATTTTCGGATTTTATCTGGATTTGGCTCCCGGGGGAGTCATCGTAGTGGTGGCTGTTACCATCTTACTCTTCAGCCTTGGGGTGAAAAAAATGGGAAAACAAACGTCTCCCTCCCCACTTTCCACACTTAGAAAGGAGAGTTGA
- a CDS encoding Fur family transcriptional regulator, whose product MDARKAIKTLKERGYKYTDKRKEIIGFLDEQKGYVPAKEVLTFMQERYEGLSFDTVYRNLSLFADLGILEASEWEGEKRFRLSCEEDHHHHMICLTCGKTKHIPVCPMEHFQASADDFKITSHKFEIFGYCMPCQRS is encoded by the coding sequence ATGGATGCACGGAAGGCGATAAAAACGTTAAAAGAGCGAGGGTATAAATACACAGACAAACGCAAAGAAATTATTGGGTTTTTGGATGAGCAAAAGGGTTACGTACCGGCCAAAGAAGTGCTCACGTTCATGCAAGAACGGTATGAAGGGCTTAGCTTCGATACGGTCTATCGTAATCTTTCCTTATTCGCTGACTTAGGGATTTTGGAAGCCAGTGAATGGGAGGGAGAGAAGCGTTTTCGTCTTAGTTGTGAGGAAGATCATCATCATCACATGATTTGTTTAACGTGTGGAAAAACGAAGCATATTCCTGTTTGTCCGATGGAACACTTTCAAGCAAGCGCGGATGATTTTAAAATAACGAGCCACAAATTTGAAATTTTTGGTTATTGCATGCCTTGCCAACGTTCATGA